A genomic stretch from Aedes albopictus strain Foshan chromosome 2, AalbF5, whole genome shotgun sequence includes:
- the LOC109421387 gene encoding ejaculatory bulb-specific protein 3, which produces MKLFVAVFALIAVVAAQDLYTSKFDNIDVDEILKSDRLFKNYYQCLMDEGRCTPEGNELKKILPEALETNCAKCSEKQRDGAVKAFGYLSENRPTEWKNLRDRFDPEGKYIEQYREEAEKNGIKF; this is translated from the coding sequence ATGAAACTCTTCGTCGCGGTTTTCGCCCTGATTGCCGTAGTGGCCGCCCAAGACCTCTACACCAGCAAGTTCGACAACATCGATGTGGACGAAATCCTCAAATCGGACCGGCTGTTCAAGAACTACTACCAGTGCCTGATGGACGAGGGTCGCTGCACGCCGGAAGGTAACGAACTGAAGAAAATCCTCCCGGAAGCCCTCGAGACCAACTGTGCCAAGTGTAGCGAGAAGCAGCGAGATGGAGCCGTCAAGGCCTTCGGTTATCTGAGTGAAAACCGACCGACAGAGTGGAAGAACCTGCGGGACCGTTTCGACCCGGAGGGCAAGTACATCGAGCAGTACCGCGAGGAGGCCGAGAAGAACGGAATCAAGTTCTAG
- the LOC109432502 gene encoding ejaculatory bulb-specific protein 3-like — MKLFIVLALIAVAAAQETYNNRYDNIDVEEILKSDRLFKNYFNCLMDAGPCTPEGTDLKKYLPDALETGCTKCTEKQRDTGNKVIAWLIENRPMEWTMLKAKYDPENKLTERYRELAAKAGIAL; from the coding sequence ATGAAGCTGTTCATAGTGCTCGCCTTGATCGCCGTTGCTGCGGCACAGGAAACGTACAACAACCGATACGATAACATTGATGTGGAAGAAATCCTCAAATCGGATCGTTTATTCAAGAACTACTTCAACTGCCTGATGGACGCCGGTCCATGCACGCCCGAAGGAACCGATCtgaagaaatacctcccggaCGCCCTGGAAACCGGATGTACCAAGTGTACCGAGAAGCAGCGTGATACTGGAAACAAGGTGATCGCTTGGTTGATCGAGAACCGTCCGATGGAGTGGACCATGCTGAAGGCCAAGTACGATCCGGAGAACAAGCTGACCGAGCGCTATCGGGAACTGGCGGCGAAGGCTGGAATTGCTTTGTAG
- the LOC109432501 gene encoding ejaculatory bulb-specific protein 3-like: MSINRNLWIALHHTSTPSIELIEAKPNMKFFVLLAILVVAAAQEATYNNRYDNIDVEEILKSDRLFKNYFNCLMDAGPCTPEGTDLKKYLPDALETGCTKCTEKQRDTGNKVIAWLIENRPMEWTMLKAKYDPENKLTERYRELAAKAGIAL, translated from the coding sequence ATGAGTATAAATAGGAATCTCTGGATTGCACTTCACCACACATCAACACCAAGTATCGAACTTATCGAAGCCAAACCAAACATGAAGTTCTTCGTCCTTTTGGCCATTCTGGTTGTTGCTGCTGCCCAAGAAGCCACCTACAACAACCGATACGATAACATCGatgttgaagaaatcctgaagtcgGATCGTCTATTCAAAAACTACTTCAACTGTCTGATGGATGCCGGTCCATGCACTCCGGAAGGAACCGATCTGAAGAAGTACCTACCGGACGCCCTGGAAACGGGATGCACCAAGTGTACCGAGAAGCAGCGCGATACCGGAAACAAGGTGATCGCTTGGTTGATCGAGAACCGTCCGATGGAGTGGACCATGCTGAAGGCCAAGTACGATCCGGAGAACAAGCTGACTGAACGCTACCGGGAACTGGCGGCTAAGGCTGGAATTGCTTTGTAA
- the LOC109432495 gene encoding ejaculatory bulb-specific protein 3: MKFFIVALALLALAAAKPQDDKYTTKYDSVNIDEILKSERLFKNYYACLMDTGACTPDVNELKRVLPDALENNCAKCSEKQQTDSTKTIKFLTENKPEEWKALKAKYDPDNKYVEKYVADADKEGIKL; this comes from the coding sequence ATGAAATTCTTCATCGTTGCTCTGGCCCTGCTCGCCCTGGCTGCTGCCAAGCCCCAGGATGACAAGTACACCACCAAGTACGACAGCGTCAACATCGATGAGATCCTGAAGTCCGAGCGCCTGTTCAAGAACTACTATGCCTGTCTTATGGACACCGGTGCCTGTACTCCAGATGTCAACGAACTGAAGCGCGTCCTGCCCGATGCCTTGGAAAACAACTGCGCCAAGTGTAGCGAGAAGCAGCAGACCGACAGCACCAAGACCATCAAGTTCCTGACCGAGAACAAGCCAGAGGAATGGAAGGCTCTGAAGGCCAAGTACGACCCCGACAACAAGTACGTCGAGAAGTACGTCGCCGATGCCGACAAGGAAGGAATCAAGCTGTAA